The genomic DNA CTAAAAATTTGATTACTTTTTCTTCAAGTTGGATACGGCTTAATGTGACAACATGTGCGGGCATTTCTTCTAAGCCAATTTCTAATAATAAATCTTTTGCCATGTTATTCTGCCTCCTTGGATACACTTTGATCTTTATTTAATAATGGGAACCCTAATTTTTCACGTTCAGCCACAAAAATTTTCGCTACGGAACGAGCCATATTCCGAATGCGGGCTAAATATCCTGCACGTTCCGTTACAGAGACAGCGCCGCGAGCATCTAATAAATTGAATGTATGGCTACATTTTAAAATATAATCATAGGCTGGGTGAACTAAGCTTTCTTCAATACAGCGTTTAGCTTCTTTTTCAAATTTGTCAAAGTTTTCTAAAAGCATTTCTTGGTTACTAATTTCAAAGGAATATTTTGAATGTTCATATTCAGGTTGGACAAAAATTTCACCATATTTAACGCCTTGTGTCCATTCTAGATCATAGACACTTTCGACTTCTTGGATATATGATGCCAAGCGTTCTAACCCATAAGTAATTTCAGAAGTGACAGGATGACATTGTAAGCCCCCGACTTGTTGGAAATACGTCAATTGGGTAATTTCCATGCCATCT from Enterococcus faecalis includes the following:
- the glyQ gene encoding glycine--tRNA ligase subunit alpha, which codes for MKNKLTVQEMILTLQKFWSSNGCMLMQAYDTEKGAGTMSPYTFLRAIGPEPWNAAYVEPSRRPADGRYGENPNRLYQHHQFQVVMKPSPENIQELYLESLKLLGIDPLEHDIRFVEDNWENPSMGCAGLGWEVWLDGMEITQLTYFQQVGGLQCHPVTSEITYGLERLASYIQEVESVYDLEWTQGVKYGEIFVQPEYEHSKYSFEISNQEMLLENFDKFEKEAKRCIEESLVHPAYDYILKCSHTFNLLDARGAVSVTERAGYLARIRNMARSVAKIFVAEREKLGFPLLNKDQSVSKEAE